The DNA sequence CGTAGAGGCGTGGAGTGGCAATTTACTAGCCAAACCTTCACGCTGATCGACAGGTACACCTCGCAATTATCCTGGAAAGGAGACTTTCTGCCATGATCCAATACGCCACAAAACAAGTCACCGTTTTTCAAAGCGCCCTGTTTCAAACGACATCCACAGTCATTTCACTGGACGAGCATATCGTGATCGTGGATCCAAACTGGCTCCCTCATGAAGTCAGAGCCATTCAAGACTACGTGCAATCCATTCGAGGTGACAAAGAGCTCTATTTGCTGTTTACTCACGGGGATTTCGATCACATTATCGGCTATCGTGCCTTTCCTGACGCCAAGTCGATCGGCAGTATTGGCTTGCAAAACCATCCCAAGAAAGACCACAAGCTTCATTTAATTCACGACTTTGACGCTACCTATTATTTGACCCGAGACTACCCGATCGAGTTTCCCGAGCTGGACATCGTCATCTCCGAGGATCACCAGCAGCTGACCCTTGGTACGTCCACTCTTCATTTTTACCTAGCTCCCGGCCATTCCGCTGACGGATTGTTTACCATCGTTGATTCCCTTGGCCTTTTCGTCGCAGGTGATTACCTCTCTGACTTCGAGCTGCCCTATATTTATGACAGCGCCAAGAGCTACAAAAAGACCATCGAAAAAGCCTCGCAAATCATCGACGCCCACGGTATCTTGCTACTCGTTCCCGGTCATGGTCAAACGACCGACAGCCAAGCGGAGATGAAGAGGCGAGCTCATCTGGCTCTGGATCATTTGGAGAGATTGACGAATGCCGTCATCGCGAAGGATGAAGCACTGATTGCCAGCATGGAAAAGGAGCACGCCTTTTTCTCCCCGACCACACAGGAATCTCACAAGGAAAATGTCCGCATTATTCGCAGCGAATACAGTGGTGATTGAGCCACATACAGCAAAGCCGCTTACCCTGTTGCGGGGCAAGCGGCTTTTTCGTCATGTCCGTTCATTTTCTTAGCTTGTTTGATCGAGGTGTCTTCAGTGACTGGAGACACATGTAGCAGATAACCCCAAACAATATGGTGATAATCATGGAGTGCAAGAGCGTCGCATACAGATGCAGCTGGAACAGTACAACGAAACCACCGCTAAATACCTGCAAAGTAACGAGCACGAAGGCAAGAATGCTGGCTCCGTAAAGATCCCGACGCGTTTCCTTGAAGTGCTTGACCGCATAAATCAAGTTCAGTAGCAGCAAGATCAAAAGCAGCATGGCACCAAGTCTATGGACGAATTGGATTCCCACCTGCCCAGACAGCTCTGGAATCAGCTTGCCTTGACACAGTGGCCAATCGGTACACGCCATACTGGAACCTGTGTGTCGGACGTATGCACCCAAATAAACGACGCCATAAGCGTAAATGGTCACGCCCCAGATCCAGTTGCGGAAGCCTTTGGATACGCCCGTCTGCACCATGCTTTCCATTCTGTCCCGCTGCAATACGAACCCGGTCAACAGAAACACGCCTGTAAATGCTAGCAAGGAAAAGCCAAAGTGGAGCGCGAGTACAGCTGACGACTGCGGCCAGATCACGGCAGAAGCACCGAGAATCGACTCCAACACGATGAAAAACAAACCGAACAAAGCAAGGTTGCGAACTTCTTGATTGCCGCGATAGAAGCGCCAGCAGAGCACCGAGAAGACAATCACAACGATGCCGGCAATACCTGTAATCAAGCGATGCGTGTATTCAATGATCGAAGCCAAGGTATACTCCGGGACCCATTTGCCATTGCAAAGTGGCCAGTCATTTCCGCATCCAAGGCCGGAATCCGTTTTGGTTACAAGCGACCCGGCAATCATGACGATAAACATGACGAGAGTAGCAATAACGGCGAGAGGTTTCAGCCATTTTTCCATAGTGAATACACCCTGTTTCCTGTGAGGATTGAGGTCTGTCGAAACGTTGACCTCTTGCGTAGTGTCCTCTCTTACGATAATGAAACATCCCCTGCTAAGCAAGGGATGTTCCGTGAACATTTAGTGAGTGTTTCGTGTCAATAATGGTACACCATTGTGCTAATGACAATCGATGCACAGAAGACGGTCAGGTACAAAATGGAATAGCCGAAAAGCTTACGAGCCCATGCGAGATCGTCCTTGGCACGGAAGCCTTGGAACAACAGCACCATGTACACGAGGCCCATAATCCCCATGACAATCAGGTAAACGTATCCTACACTGCCGTGAATAAAGAGCAGCAAAGACGCCGGGAACAATACAGAACCCCAGAGCACCATTTGACGCTTGGTTTCTGCAAAACCTTTGACTACTGGTAGCATTGGCAAATTCCCTGCGCGATACTCTTCCGTTTTCAACATGGCCAACGCCAAAAAGTGCGGAGGCTGCCACAGGAACATAATCAGGAACAATAGCCAAGCGGCCGGGTCCATGTTATTCGTTACCGCTACCCAACCAATGACAGGAGGAGCAGCACCGGAAATACCGCCAATAACAGTGTTCAACGTAGTCACACGTTTTAGAGGCGTATAAATCAGCACGTAGAAGATGTGGCCGATCAATCCCCATACAGCCGCCAACGGATTGGCAAAGACTGCGAGAACGACCAATCCCGCCAAAAGCAATCCAATCCCCACAAGCAATGCATTACGGGGCGAAATGCGCCCAGTAGCTACTGCTCGGTTTTTGGTACGCTTCATTTTCAAATCCAATTCACGATCGTAAAAGTTGTTCAACGCCGCACCCGACATGATCACCAAAGCGGTGCCAAGCATGGTGAGGATCGCTAGCTTCCAGTCTGGGAAACCGTAGGATGCCAACCATAAAGCAGCAAATGTCGTCATCAGGTTGGACATGGTAATACCAGGCTTTGTCAGTTCTACATAGTCACGCCAGGTTGCCTGTTCTACCGATTGTGCCTGCAAGGCAGTATCGGCTTCGAGCGATTCCTGCATCGTTACTTGCTGGTCCACATTTTGTACCTCCTGTCTGAATCTATCTGAACATCCGAATTCGCAATTGACAAACTATCCATCATTGTAGTCAATTTTCGCGAGGCAAGTCAACTTGTAAGAGGGATTCCCATTACCATCCAAAGATAACGTCGAGGACACCCGCCGTCTCTCCACCAGGGTAAATCAGATACAGCAACGTATAAACCGTCGCGCCTGTAATGGCTGTAACAAACCAGATAATCGACGTCCACGGTCCAATCTTTCTGTGCTTGGCAAATTCTTTTTTGTAAGCAAAGCGAAGCGTAATCAGCCCCATCACTCCGCCTACGGTAGCCAATGTAATATGGAAGATCAGGAAGGTCTGATAGATCGGCTTGAGACTATCGGGCCCGCCGAAATGCGTATTCCCTAAAAAAGCAGTGCGGGATACGTAAGTAATGAAGAAGATCGTCGCACAAATGGCGGCCCACTTCATGATTTTCATATGTTTCTCTATTTGTCGCTTCGCAATCGCATACCAGCCAAAGGCGACCAAGATGCCGCTGAGGACGATAAACGAAGTGCTTATGGTAGGCAACAAGATGGACATTTCCTACACCTCATTCACGTATTTCTGTCTCTTTTTTTACACGCTACCTTCTTCAGTGGCAGGTGTCTTCATCAAGATATTTGCAGGCTGCTGATCCATCGATAAATCGTCCTGCTTCTCCTGTTTATACCAGTTATAGAAGACGTAGGCAAGCACTGAGCCGTAAACGAGCTCTTGTACGAGCTTCATGATGATCCCGCCCAGTCGTTGGTCACTGAAGCTATCCAGGCTGACAAACAGCTGAGGTGCCTGCATGTATGTGGCATATAACGGAGTTTCGGCAAAGATAATCAGCGCACAGGCGGGTGTAATCAACACACCGTTAGCAAAGATGTACGCGAGCTTCTTCAATCCCGCCAGTTGCTTTTTGTTATCCGAGAGCGGACTCACAATTGGCCACCACATGGAAAAGGCAGCGAGCAACAACACAACATGATAGACCGTCATCCATTCATGGTTGAGTGCAGCTGCATCAAAAATGAAAGGAATATGATAGAACGAGAACAGTGTATTGAACAGAAGGGCTGCCACTAATGGTTGCGTAAAGATCCGCAACAAGGCTTTTAGCCATTTGGGTTGAAAAATCTTTTCCATGAGCCACTCTGGTATTGCAACCAAGACAAGTGGCGGCAAGGCAAAGTACAAAATCGACTGTTGCAGCATGTGAAGACTAAACAGGTAATGATGGCCGTAATAACTGATGGGACTCCCTTGTGCTGCATAAAACAATATCAACGCAAATACAAACAAGCATTTTTGCCTGGTGGTCGCCGGCGTTGCACGAGCAAACCTTTGGTGAAACGGACCTGTCAACAAAAAATAGACAATCGCAAAGAGCAAGGTCAACAACATAACATCCGGACTCCATAAGTCGGAAAATGTCGCGCCCCCCACGCTCGATGACACGCCGTGCAGGTGATTCTGACTATCCATGAATATCCTCCCTTCATACTAGAAAGGGTGCCCTCTATACATTCTCCATTATACCGTTGATCCAACGTTCTTTCCCGGTTAAAAATGAACAAAGTGTTGACAAAAATGGAGTGCCCACAAAGAGCTTGTCAAACGTACATTCATGTAGACAAGCCTCAGTCGCAAGAAAAAAACCTTCATCCATTTGCTAATCGATGGGCGGTAGCCGTGGGTAGGAAAAAGGAGAAAACGCTCCAGGTTAGTAGGGTCACCTGCGCTGGGGTCATCCCTGCACGGCTGTGCCCCAAATACCTTCGCTTTTTTCTCCTTTTTCCTGACCAGCTTTCATTTCTGGAACAGCCTTTTACTGAGTCTATTAAAAGCATGCTGGTTGCAATACAATTCGCACGGAGGGGGCTTTTTCAGCAAATATTAATAAGCTATTTCATCCTTTAATGATCTGAGACCACCTTACCAGCCTGCACTTTGTAACAGAAACCAAAATAAGAACAAAAAGAAGGCTATCCCAATGTAGAAAAACTACTGGGATAGCCCCTTCATGCTTAAGCCTTCAATTACAGTCCGAAAGAAACGAATTTCGTTTCCAAATATTCATCCATTCCGAAGTGACCGCCTTCACGACCGATTCCGCTTTCTTTGAATCCGCCGAATGGCGCCTGCGTCTGTGTCGGCGAACCGTCGTTGATACCCACGATTCCGTATTCCAGCTGTTCGGCCATGCGGAAGCAGCGTTGGTTGTCACGCGTGTAGACATAGGCTGCCAATCCGTAGCGTGTATTGTTGGCTTGTTGAACCACAGTCGCTTCATCCGTGAAGCGAACGATTGGTACGACTGGACCAAAGGTTTCTTCATAAGCGATCTTCATCTCGTCCGTCACATCTGTGATGACAGTCGGCTCGCAGTAGAAGCCTTTTGCGTAATCGCCCTCTGTCAAGCGAGCTCCGCCGTAAACGACTTGGCCGCCTTTGCCTTTTGCGTCTTCGATGTGCTCCAGTACCTTGTTCAGCGCACGTTCGTTAACGAGTGGACCGATCTCCGTTTCTTTTTGGCGACCGTCCCCTACTGTTGCTTTTTTCAGTCTCTCAACCAGCTTCTCGGTGAATGCATCCGCTACCTCTTCATGCACGTACAAACGGTTGGTACAAATGCACATTTGTCCGGAGTTGCGGAATTTGCTCTCAAAGAGTCCTTTTACAGCTGCGTCCAGATCAGCATCAGGGAACACAATGAACGGTGCATGACCGCCCAGCTCCATGCTGACGCGCTTGACTTGCTTGGCTGCCCCTTCCATGAGGAGTTTCCCTACGCGCGTAGACCCAGTAAAGCCGATTTTGCTCAGCTTTGGATTCTCTACGAACTCCTTGCCGATCTCCTCTGGCTTTCCTACGACGAGGTTTACGACACCTTTTGGAAAGCCTGCTTGCTCAATCAGCTCAAAGAGACGGATCGCGGAGAGAGGTGTGCTCTCTGCCGGCTTCAGTACTACTGTGCAGCCTGCTGCGAGTGCTGGAGCGATTTTGCGCACGACCATGTTGACCGGGAAGTTCCAAGGAGTGATCGCACCTACGACACCCACTGGCTGACGCAGAACCATGATCCGTTTGTTCGCGACAGATGATGGGATCGTTTCGCCGTAGACACGTTTGGCTTCTTCCGCGTACCAGACGAAGTTGTCAGCAGCGCCCAGCACTTCGCCTTTTGCTTCCCCGATCGGTTTTCCCATCTCCGCGGAAATGATGCCCGCCAGTTCATCGCGGCTGTTTTTTACCAACTCGGACAAGTTGTACAAATACTTGGAGCGTTCACGTGCGGTCAGGCGAGACCAGCTGCCAAATGCCTCGTGTGCTGCATCGATTGCTTTTTTGGCTTCGCGGTCGTCACCGAAAGAAACGGTCCCGACAGTTTCCCCGGTAGCGGGATTGACGATCGACACGGTTTCCCCGCTTTCTGCCGATACCCATTCCCCATTGATATACATTTGCTTGCTCTCTCCCATGACACTCGCTCCTCTCATTCTCTCAATAGATTGGTTTTAGAGCCTCAAACGGATTCTTGCAGTGCCTGCAATACAAAATGCTGCGACAGGCTGCTGGTCCAAACAGGTTTTCAATCGTTGTATAAGGAGAATCGCAGTAGGGACAAGCCACTTCCCACGTATCCCCTGGTTTAAACCCAAGCGGTGGCGGTGCAATACCAAAGCTGCGCAGTTTGTCTCGCGCATCTACGGCAATACGGTCCGAGGTCCAATGAGGATCGTACACGAAACGCACTTGTACCTCGTTGATTCCCTCCCCTTCCACCAGCTTTTCAGTGATGTTTTTCTTCATGATTTCCAGTGCAGGACAGCCGACAAAGGTAGGCAGCACTTCTACGTGCGCTACGCCAGCTTCTACCCGTACCTTGTGGATCATACCCATTTCTACCATGCTGATCACTGGGATCTCCGGATCTTTCACTTCTTGCAGCAGTTCCCAGCATGCCGCTTCTTGTTGGTCAAGCGTTTCCATATTCTCGTGCGCCATGCAGATCGCCTCCATGAATCGTCCTAGGTAGTCGTTTTCTTACCAACTCGCTGCCGGATCGATCCGGTACACTTCAGAAAGGGTAGCCACCGCTTGCGCCAGCTCAGGGGTGTGCTCTCCAGCACGACCGCGTTCCGCGGCTTTGCCTGGCTCACCCGGCCAGCTCAAACCTGCTTTTTGGAAAATGTCTTTTGTCAGGTTGATCCATTTTTGGCGATGTATGTCTTCACCCGCGATCAGTCCAAACCGAACGATGTTGTCTGCGTCCAAGCCGAGATCGCTGAGTTCCCCTGCATCCTGCCATACTTTTGCTATCGCCGCCTCGAGCTTTTGGCGGGCATCTGGTGTACTGTTGGCGAGTTGCTTCAGCCATACTTGCCAGTGCATCAAGTGATAGCGGTGCTCGGTCAGCATCTTGCGGCTGATGAGGACGAGCGGTGCATAGGAGGACTGCTGCAAGGCTTCCAAGCGTACCTGCTTATGCAAGCCGTATACATAGCTGCGGACAATGGCATACGCCCAGTCGTAGTGGGGATCGTCATTGTACTCTCCCACACCATTTTTGCGCTCGACGAGAATCGCATTGCGAAATGCTGCAGACTCGCGAAGCTGAGCGATGTCATCTGCTTTGCCCAACCCGAGCTCCTCGAGCATTTCATAATACATGACCGCGTGTCCCATCATATCCTGCGACATGGAGGAAAACGCAACATCTTCTTCTATATGAGGTGCGAGACCAAGCCACTCCGATCCACGATAGGCCAGAATGAAATCGTCGTCTGCCAGCTGGAAGAGAAGATCTGCCAAGGCTTGCTTGTATTCCTGATTTTGCAGTGCCTGTTCTACGGTTTCTACGTGTAATGCTTCACCCATGATCGATTCCTCCTTCTCAGCTGCCACTCCCGGTGTTTTGCTGTGCTTCGTATTCTTCTTTGTGATGGCGCCATCTTCCCTGCAGATCACCGTATCCTTTTGTTTCCCGATAGCTCTTGTTGTCAATGCGCTCCAGGAAAGGACGCTCCTCTGGCGGCAACCCCGTGATATCATCTCGCTTGACTACCCAAAGGTTAAAACAAGGCTCACGACGCAGGAAGTTTTCCCGTGCCATCGTCAGCGCGACCTCAGCGTTTGGTGCGAGCAAGCTGAATTGATGGACGAATGAAGCGCTTACGTTTTTTTGACTAAACACTTCGTAGATGAAAAAGTTCTCGTTGTTTGTTTGGTTGCTCATTGCATTCACCTACCCTACTTGGCGGCCGAACGACAGAATCGCGTCGCGCACCCATTTTGTTTCTTCATAGGACATTTCTCGCAGATGCAGACGTTGGGCAGAACGTGGGCCCTTGCCTTTGACAATCAGCTTGAACTCTTCCCAATCCGGTTGTTGGTACACCCATTTATCTTCTGCTTCATCGAAATAAATCGTATCGTCCGGTACAGTAAACCCGAGGTGGAATATCCGTGGGAGATATTTTTTCAAGAAGATTTGTCGCAGTTCCTCATTGGTTTGCGAACGGATCTTGTAACGCATGTTTGAAGCCTGATTGCTCGTGATGTTGCCATTCTCGGGTGGTCCGAAGAACATCAGGAGCGAAGGCCACCAGCGAGTAATCGATTCCTGCAGCATTTGTCGCTGCTCCTCTGTTCCTTCAGCCAGTTCTAGTACGATGCTCTCGCCATGCTGTGCGTGGAATTTTTCTTCCGCACAGATTCGGTGCAGGGCGCGTGCATACGGCGCATAGGAAGTATCCAGCGACATCGATTGCGTAATGATTGCAGCTCCGTCTACTAGCCAGCCAATGACACCTGCATCTGCCCAGGTCGGTGCTTCCATATGAAATACGTTGTGAAACTTCAATCGACCCGCGAACAAATCTTGCATGATGTCTTCACGAGTTTTGCCCAGAGGAGCAATCAGATCCTCTGCGACTCGCAGCAATAGCTGTCCATGGCCCATCTCATCCTGTACCTTGGCCATGATCGCCAGTTTGCGGCGAAGAGTCGGTGCTTTGGGTACCCATTCTTTTTCCGGTAAAGCTCCCATGATCTCGCTGATACCATGCATCGAAATCAGCTTGATTAATTGGTTGCGGTAATCATCAGGCATCCAGTCGTCCGCTTCGATTTTTTCCCCGCGGTCAATTCGCGCTAAAAACGCTTCCATTTTTGCATCTTCTGTCAAATCTGAACGTTCCATCGGTGTTTGCATGAAGAACGACCTCCTTCTGTTTCGCACTTGTCTATTTCATATAATTTATAATACGTTTTTGTAACGTAATAATAACATATCGTCATACGATTCTGCAATAGGTGCAAACGTTTTCATTGCAGCCGATTTATTCCATCCTTCCTCCGGATACCGCTGCTTCCTTCAATTGCTCCGCCATCTGCCGCAGTTGTTGCATGACGGAATCCAGTTCCTGAATTCGCGTAGACTGCTGCAGGCTGTGATTCATCGTCTTTTCAAGTTCGCCTGAAACCGTCCCTACCAGACCATTCATCTCATCTAGAATGCGAAAAATGCTTTTTGCCGATGTCGAGGACGACTGGGAAAGTCTTCGAATCTCTTCTGCCACGACAGAAAATCCTCGTCCTGCTGTTCCCGCACGAGCAGCTTCTAGCACCGCATTTAACCCTAGTACATTTGAGCGGGTGGATATGTCACGAATCAATTGATTGATTTGCGAAGTCTCGGTAATTTTGGATTCCATCTGAACTGCCGTCTCTGATAATGTATGACTGGCCACAGCAAGATCGTTCGCTTCTTTTGCCAGACTCTCCGTGTGGTTCGCGATGTTTTCGAGCGCATCGGTCAAATTCTCAGCGAGTGCACGCAATCGATCTTCCTGATCAGTCGTCACGCCGGTGGCCAAACAACCGACCACTTGTCCGTTCTCCACGATCGGATAGCCTACAGCGATATAAGGAATGCCGTAAAGCTCCTTGCCAATCTTGCGGACTACCCTCCGATTTTCTGCCACCGCTGTCGCATTGATGCTACCAGCACGTAGAGGGTCCCCTACCTTGATTCCCAGATTCAAGTCTGATGCCGGATAATACGCCAAAAACTTTTCTCTGTCCGTGACCCCCACCATGCAATCAAACAAAAACGCTTTCTGCAAAATCGGCGCTACCATCAAAAGACTGTTTAGTAGTGACATGTCCATTCCCCCCTGACGTCAGGTGACGAAAACAGCCGTCCCTCCCGCATCTTCCGTTTGCGGAAAGAACAGCCGTTTTATTCTTCAGCCTTATTGTCCTTTATTTGAGAATCTGAAATTTGCCATCTTTGACTTCTACCATGATCATGCTGTCTTCTGTCAAGCCGTTATGGTCTTCAGCCGTGAAGACAAATTCACCTGTTACCCCAACGTATTTGACTTTTTCCAGTACTTCACTCAGCTTGGATGCATCGCCGCCAGCCTGCTTCAGCCCTTCGACCATCAGGTTCAAGCCGTCGTAGCCGTAGCCTGCAAAGCCATCCGGCTCTACATTGTAAGCAGCCTTGTAGCCATCTACGAATTTCTTGACGACCGCTGCTTGTGGATCGTTTGCATCGATCTGATCAGGTACCAGTAATTTACCCGCTACCATCAGGACTCCGTTGCCAGCATCACCGACGAGCTCGAGGAATTTGCTATTGGCGGAACCGTGGCTGCTGATGATCGGAATGCTCAGGTTCAGCTGTTTCGCTTCTTTTACAATCGTCGCTGGTCCTGGATTGGTTCCAGCTACGATTAACACCTGTGCGTCTGTTCCTTTGATCTTAGTCAACTGGGAGCTCATGGACGGATCTTTGGTTCCGTATTTTTCTTCGGCTACGATCGTGATACCGTATTCCGGCGCGTATTTCTTCAATTGCTGAGTCCAGCCGCTGCCGTATGGGTTGCTGTCGTTGAGCATCGCCACTTTTGTGATGCCTTTTTCTTTCAAATATTTAAAGATGCGCTTGGTTCCGTGAACATCGGTATGTGGAGTCTTGAAGATACCTGCACGTACCGGATTCGTGATTTGGTCAGCCGCTGCCATGGAGATCAGCGGAATCTTTTCGGACTGGGAGAATTCAGCCATTCCGAGGGAAGGACCGCTACCGGAAGATCCGAGTACTGCCACAACCTTTTCCTTGGAGACCAGCTTTTTGATCGCTTTGACCGCTTCCGTATTGTCGGATTTGTCATCTTCAAATACGACTTCGACCGGGCGACCATCTACGCCACCTGCGCCATTGATTTCTTTCACCAGCAATTCTACGGCTTGCTTCTCCGGTACGCCGAGTGGGCTGTTTGGACCCGTCATGGAAAATACCGCACCTAGCTTGATCGGTTCCTTGCTGCCTGCTTCTGCCGCTGCCGGTTGTCCTCCTCCAGCTTCAGCTGCTGGCTTGGCACCGCCTCCACAAGCGCTGAGCAACACCATGGATGCCAGAGCAATCGGGAAGAGCCACTTGGTCTTTTGACGTTTTTTCACGGAAATACCCCCTAGAATAGTTGTCTCTTTGTTATTTTTTAACGCGTAGGAATTTATAAGCGAAACGCTTATGAATTCTGGAGCGCATGAAAACTTTCAGCTAAAACGCGGTCGCTCCTCCATGAACAGGCCTCGATAGAGGTTTTCTTATTGTCAAACCGCTTCATGGGAATGTCCCAGATAGGCAGATTGCACTCTTGGATCGTTGCTAATCATCTCTGCTGTGCCTTCCAGCATGACGGTTCCGGTGGAAAGCACATACGCTCGGTCTGAAATGGCCAGCGCAGCGCGAGCATTTTGCTCAACCAGCAAAACAGTTGTCCCCCACTGTGAGCGAATTTCTTGCACGATCGTCAAGATTTCCTTGGCGATCAACGGTGCCAGCCCCAATGACGGCTCGTCCAACAAGAGCAGCTGTGGTCGGGAGAGCAAGGCCCTACCGATCGCCAGCATTTGTTGTTGGCCGCCGGACAGCGTACCGCCGAGCTGCCACTTCCGCTCAGCCAGGATCGGGAAGCGCTCGTACACCGTCTCCATCTCTTTGGCGATCTCTCTCTTGCTCGTCTTGGGCATGCGGTGAGAAGCTCCCAGCCATAGGTTGTCTTCCACTGTCAGCGTGGAGAAAATTTGTCTGCGCTCAGGCACATGCGCCATTCCTCTCGCCACCACCAGTTCAGCCGGGATGCGAGTAATGTCCTGATCACGGAACCAAACGCTACCGTCTTTGGCGCCGTGCAATCCGCAAATACAGTTGAGCAGTGTCGTTTTGCCCGCTCCATTTGAGCCGAGCAAGGATACGATCTCTCCTTCATTTACATGCAAGTCAATACCGTGCAGCACTTCGACAGGACCGTAACGAGCTTTCATGTTTTCTACGCGTAAGATCGCTTTTTCCATCTCTTCACCCCCGACTGTCTTCCTGTTCTTCCGTTCCCAGATAGGCCGAAATGACTCGCGGATTCTCCTGAATTTCACGCGGGGTTCCTTCCGCAATTTTACTGCCTTGATCGAGAACAACGATGCGATCGGCAATGGTCATAATCATGTCCATATCGTGCTCGACCAGTAGGATCGCCGTGCCGTTTTGGCGAATCTCCTGAAACATCCGGCTCATCTCTGCTGTCTCGGTATGATTCAAGCCAGCGGCCGGCTCATCGAGAAGTAGCAGTCTCGGTTCGGCAACCATCGCGCGGGCAATCTCCATCAAGCGCAGCTTTCCGTATGGAAGACTCCCTGCCTGTGAAGCAGTCAGA is a window from the Brevibacillus choshinensis genome containing:
- a CDS encoding MBL fold metallo-hydrolase, with protein sequence MIQYATKQVTVFQSALFQTTSTVISLDEHIVIVDPNWLPHEVRAIQDYVQSIRGDKELYLLFTHGDFDHIIGYRAFPDAKSIGSIGLQNHPKKDHKLHLIHDFDATYYLTRDYPIEFPELDIVISEDHQQLTLGTSTLHFYLAPGHSADGLFTIVDSLGLFVAGDYLSDFELPYIYDSAKSYKKTIEKASQIIDAHGILLLVPGHGQTTDSQAEMKRRAHLALDHLERLTNAVIAKDEALIASMEKEHAFFSPTTQESHKENVRIIRSEYSGD
- a CDS encoding COX15/CtaA family protein, with product MEKWLKPLAVIATLVMFIVMIAGSLVTKTDSGLGCGNDWPLCNGKWVPEYTLASIIEYTHRLITGIAGIVVIVFSVLCWRFYRGNQEVRNLALFGLFFIVLESILGASAVIWPQSSAVLALHFGFSLLAFTGVFLLTGFVLQRDRMESMVQTGVSKGFRNWIWGVTIYAYGVVYLGAYVRHTGSSMACTDWPLCQGKLIPELSGQVGIQFVHRLGAMLLLILLLLNLIYAVKHFKETRRDLYGASILAFVLVTLQVFSGGFVVLFQLHLYATLLHSMIITILFGVICYMCLQSLKTPRSNKLRK
- the cyoE gene encoding heme o synthase, which codes for MDQQVTMQESLEADTALQAQSVEQATWRDYVELTKPGITMSNLMTTFAALWLASYGFPDWKLAILTMLGTALVIMSGAALNNFYDRELDLKMKRTKNRAVATGRISPRNALLVGIGLLLAGLVVLAVFANPLAAVWGLIGHIFYVLIYTPLKRVTTLNTVIGGISGAAPPVIGWVAVTNNMDPAAWLLFLIMFLWQPPHFLALAMLKTEEYRAGNLPMLPVVKGFAETKRQMVLWGSVLFPASLLLFIHGSVGYVYLIVMGIMGLVYMVLLFQGFRAKDDLAWARKLFGYSILYLTVFCASIVISTMVYHY
- a CDS encoding DUF420 domain-containing protein; the encoded protein is MSILLPTISTSFIVLSGILVAFGWYAIAKRQIEKHMKIMKWAAICATIFFITYVSRTAFLGNTHFGGPDSLKPIYQTFLIFHITLATVGGVMGLITLRFAYKKEFAKHRKIGPWTSIIWFVTAITGATVYTLLYLIYPGGETAGVLDVIFGW
- a CDS encoding cytochrome c oxidase assembly protein; the encoded protein is MDSQNHLHGVSSSVGGATFSDLWSPDVMLLTLLFAIVYFLLTGPFHQRFARATPATTRQKCLFVFALILFYAAQGSPISYYGHHYLFSLHMLQQSILYFALPPLVLVAIPEWLMEKIFQPKWLKALLRIFTQPLVAALLFNTLFSFYHIPFIFDAAALNHEWMTVYHVVLLLAAFSMWWPIVSPLSDNKKQLAGLKKLAYIFANGVLITPACALIIFAETPLYATYMQAPQLFVSLDSFSDQRLGGIIMKLVQELVYGSVLAYVFYNWYKQEKQDDLSMDQQPANILMKTPATEEGSV
- a CDS encoding NAD-dependent succinate-semialdehyde dehydrogenase, encoding MGESKQMYINGEWVSAESGETVSIVNPATGETVGTVSFGDDREAKKAIDAAHEAFGSWSRLTARERSKYLYNLSELVKNSRDELAGIISAEMGKPIGEAKGEVLGAADNFVWYAEEAKRVYGETIPSSVANKRIMVLRQPVGVVGAITPWNFPVNMVVRKIAPALAAGCTVVLKPAESTPLSAIRLFELIEQAGFPKGVVNLVVGKPEEIGKEFVENPKLSKIGFTGSTRVGKLLMEGAAKQVKRVSMELGGHAPFIVFPDADLDAAVKGLFESKFRNSGQMCICTNRLYVHEEVADAFTEKLVERLKKATVGDGRQKETEIGPLVNERALNKVLEHIEDAKGKGGQVVYGGARLTEGDYAKGFYCEPTVITDVTDEMKIAYEETFGPVVPIVRFTDEATVVQQANNTRYGLAAYVYTRDNQRCFRMAEQLEYGIVGINDGSPTQTQAPFGGFKESGIGREGGHFGMDEYLETKFVSFGL
- the paaD gene encoding 1,2-phenylacetyl-CoA epoxidase subunit PaaD, with product MAHENMETLDQQEAACWELLQEVKDPEIPVISMVEMGMIHKVRVEAGVAHVEVLPTFVGCPALEIMKKNITEKLVEGEGINEVQVRFVYDPHWTSDRIAVDARDKLRSFGIAPPPLGFKPGDTWEVACPYCDSPYTTIENLFGPAACRSILYCRHCKNPFEALKPIY
- the paaC gene encoding 1,2-phenylacetyl-CoA epoxidase subunit PaaC, encoding MGEALHVETVEQALQNQEYKQALADLLFQLADDDFILAYRGSEWLGLAPHIEEDVAFSSMSQDMMGHAVMYYEMLEELGLGKADDIAQLRESAAFRNAILVERKNGVGEYNDDPHYDWAYAIVRSYVYGLHKQVRLEALQQSSYAPLVLISRKMLTEHRYHLMHWQVWLKQLANSTPDARQKLEAAIAKVWQDAGELSDLGLDADNIVRFGLIAGEDIHRQKWINLTKDIFQKAGLSWPGEPGKAAERGRAGEHTPELAQAVATLSEVYRIDPAASW
- the paaB gene encoding 1,2-phenylacetyl-CoA epoxidase subunit PaaB, producing MSNQTNNENFFIYEVFSQKNVSASFVHQFSLLAPNAEVALTMARENFLRREPCFNLWVVKRDDITGLPPEERPFLERIDNKSYRETKGYGDLQGRWRHHKEEYEAQQNTGSGS
- the paaA gene encoding 1,2-phenylacetyl-CoA epoxidase subunit PaaA; this translates as MQTPMERSDLTEDAKMEAFLARIDRGEKIEADDWMPDDYRNQLIKLISMHGISEIMGALPEKEWVPKAPTLRRKLAIMAKVQDEMGHGQLLLRVAEDLIAPLGKTREDIMQDLFAGRLKFHNVFHMEAPTWADAGVIGWLVDGAAIITQSMSLDTSYAPYARALHRICAEEKFHAQHGESIVLELAEGTEEQRQMLQESITRWWPSLLMFFGPPENGNITSNQASNMRYKIRSQTNEELRQIFLKKYLPRIFHLGFTVPDDTIYFDEAEDKWVYQQPDWEEFKLIVKGKGPRSAQRLHLREMSYEETKWVRDAILSFGRQVG